In one Sandaracinaceae bacterium genomic region, the following are encoded:
- a CDS encoding phospholipase D family protein, with amino-acid sequence MSDQMATKPRPDGLVDPTRQGESKGEDGKQSNEPTVNLGNQRVAGVMFVPSSSRQPLPHRVQDTRRTDILHVSTDDLTRTSHIRNALIEQISEAKHKVLFCSFLFADDEVVRALCDAAERLHGGVYVLTALGKHLRAEVLELDADVDANTAKLQDRAKRHEDHLQRLAHAGVWLRSAEDCHAKFCVVDDEIAVVTSANATQEAYESNPEDGLVLGEPRAAREYGRLFAHVWQYLSTLESTPGARLDVHSLGAPRVPSWRALEGVGHVRPVTTLRRHETSLLGAAIEVIDRANDHLSIATYSFMGMEGHPIGAALGRAIARNVRVDLLVQPRNHVEAQRVSLAWLVGLAPDRVHLHGHRRTHTKSIVADGEVVLLWTGNLESKHGWDNGIEVGVIVEDAGVASAVAAWTGDVMRRATHAALLAPSARELVEAGQPSALAGAWTLRLSPGVSLAHTVNALSRNAVELLEVPGGLVLRCADELLLDVRIHEPSRTLEMLRARSVQGLMGSRSKGWLAASVLRIVSPPTPPRDQDRGPRQQQHQGRGKRGRRR; translated from the coding sequence ATGAGTGACCAGATGGCGACCAAACCGCGTCCCGACGGATTAGTCGATCCGACCCGCCAAGGAGAATCGAAGGGCGAGGACGGGAAGCAGAGCAACGAGCCGACCGTGAACCTCGGCAACCAGCGAGTAGCTGGCGTCATGTTTGTCCCGTCGTCGTCAAGGCAACCGCTCCCCCACCGTGTTCAGGACACGAGGCGAACAGACATCCTCCACGTCTCGACGGACGACCTCACTCGTACGTCACACATCCGAAACGCGCTCATCGAGCAGATCTCCGAGGCAAAGCACAAAGTCCTTTTCTGCAGCTTCCTCTTCGCCGATGACGAGGTCGTGCGCGCTCTCTGCGATGCAGCCGAGCGATTGCACGGCGGGGTGTACGTGCTGACGGCTCTTGGCAAGCACCTCCGTGCGGAGGTGCTCGAACTGGACGCGGATGTCGACGCGAATACGGCGAAGCTGCAGGACCGCGCGAAGCGTCACGAGGATCACCTGCAGCGACTGGCTCATGCGGGCGTGTGGCTTCGAAGCGCCGAGGATTGCCACGCCAAGTTCTGCGTGGTCGACGATGAGATCGCCGTCGTCACCTCCGCGAACGCGACGCAGGAAGCGTACGAGTCGAACCCCGAGGACGGCCTGGTCCTCGGCGAACCACGAGCTGCTCGTGAATACGGTCGGCTCTTTGCGCACGTGTGGCAGTATCTCTCGACTCTCGAGTCGACGCCTGGGGCGCGCCTTGACGTTCACTCCCTCGGCGCGCCACGCGTTCCGTCGTGGCGCGCGCTCGAGGGCGTCGGTCACGTTCGCCCAGTGACCACGCTGCGTCGCCATGAAACGTCTCTTCTCGGCGCGGCGATTGAGGTCATCGACCGCGCGAACGACCACCTCTCCATCGCGACGTACAGCTTCATGGGGATGGAGGGCCACCCCATCGGAGCTGCGCTTGGGCGGGCCATCGCTCGCAACGTCCGCGTCGACCTGCTCGTCCAGCCCCGCAACCATGTCGAGGCGCAGCGCGTATCGCTCGCGTGGCTGGTCGGCCTTGCGCCCGACCGCGTGCATCTTCATGGGCATCGCCGAACACACACGAAGTCGATCGTCGCCGACGGCGAGGTCGTTCTCCTCTGGACCGGGAACCTCGAGTCGAAGCACGGCTGGGACAATGGCATCGAGGTCGGTGTGATCGTCGAGGACGCAGGCGTTGCTTCGGCGGTCGCCGCGTGGACCGGAGACGTGATGAGACGCGCTACGCATGCCGCCCTTCTAGCGCCGTCGGCGCGTGAGTTGGTTGAGGCTGGCCAACCCTCGGCGCTGGCCGGCGCGTGGACGCTGCGCCTGTCGCCCGGCGTGTCACTTGCGCATACCGTCAACGCGCTCTCGCGCAACGCAGTCGAGTTGCTGGAGGTTCCGGGCGGCCTGGTTCTCCGGTGCGCCGACGAACTCCTGCTGGACGTTCGCATCCACGAGCCGAGCCGCACGCTCGAGATGCTTCGCGCGCGCTCTGTTCAGGGGCTCATGGGGAGCCGGAGCAAGGGCTGGCTCGCGGCCAGCGTTCTCCGAATCGTTAGTCCACCAACACCTCCACGCGACCAAGACCGTGGGCCGCGACAGCAACAGCACCAGGGACGCGGCAAGAGAGGAAGGCGACGATGA
- a CDS encoding sigma 54-interacting transcriptional regulator, producing MTTSTIGVSWVSFNNDPYERQKDGTYLEREGEKTAGPTLEFLFNPASPIAGRIKKHYVFVRRPRAPEPGERRVHPREVDVAEELVAAIHQQGNGPEVKLIWWETDAPPTDHRELFLFTARALVGIRRENPRSELVVNLSPGTPAAQTVMLLALQARLAGDQVRAFHGTPRSKRRGANDVVREVPWNLLAELAATPTELDDVVGRAAWSLDHARSPRLREVASLVKQYSGVPFPVLIIGARGTGKTEVARRLRAGFRDWTAKAPSDWDFHLNCAEFRGDANMLRSALFGHVKGAHSTAMKDEAGLLEKAADDCVFLDEIHWMDPQAQGLLLVALQRNGSIRRVGGDKSFAAKFRLIAATNQQRNTLREKLTPDFLDRISDLVIELPDLRDCREDLGDIWKSVVRRACEELAQRDPARAVGRGSGSARVDELVAEFQPHHARIERAISAMRLAGNFRDLEKLARRLLVGGLAKGRFLSLKEELVRVELDRLRKDERADAELGAGPATSLVDELPTVARCEDYMREVRDAGTILQAAVAVNEWERRLLVAAHAVGGSGAKAAELLGMPARTFNAKMEKWDVAIAPTRGRRSGRSNPDVE from the coding sequence ATGACGACGAGCACGATTGGCGTGTCGTGGGTGTCGTTCAACAACGACCCCTACGAGCGCCAAAAAGATGGCACCTATCTGGAGCGCGAGGGCGAGAAGACGGCCGGGCCGACGCTGGAGTTCCTCTTCAATCCCGCATCACCGATCGCAGGGCGCATCAAGAAGCACTACGTGTTCGTGCGACGCCCCAGGGCACCAGAGCCAGGTGAGCGCCGTGTCCATCCTCGTGAAGTGGACGTCGCAGAGGAACTGGTGGCAGCCATTCACCAGCAGGGAAACGGGCCCGAGGTGAAGCTCATCTGGTGGGAGACCGATGCTCCTCCTACCGATCATCGAGAACTCTTTCTCTTCACCGCGCGCGCGCTTGTCGGCATTCGCCGCGAGAACCCACGCTCGGAACTCGTCGTGAACCTCAGCCCGGGCACGCCCGCAGCGCAGACGGTGATGCTCCTCGCACTTCAAGCCCGGCTCGCAGGCGATCAAGTGCGTGCATTCCACGGGACACCTCGTAGCAAGCGGCGCGGCGCGAACGACGTGGTGCGAGAGGTTCCTTGGAACCTGCTCGCCGAGCTCGCAGCGACCCCAACCGAGCTCGACGACGTCGTAGGACGTGCCGCCTGGAGCCTCGACCATGCTCGTTCGCCACGCCTTCGCGAGGTCGCGTCGCTCGTCAAGCAGTACAGTGGTGTCCCGTTCCCGGTCCTCATCATCGGCGCGAGAGGTACGGGCAAGACCGAAGTTGCGCGACGTCTGCGCGCTGGCTTTCGCGACTGGACCGCGAAGGCCCCGTCCGACTGGGACTTCCACCTCAACTGCGCCGAGTTTCGCGGCGACGCGAACATGCTGAGGAGCGCCCTCTTCGGGCATGTGAAGGGCGCTCACAGCACTGCGATGAAGGACGAAGCTGGCCTCCTGGAGAAGGCGGCCGATGACTGCGTTTTCCTAGACGAGATCCATTGGATGGATCCCCAGGCGCAGGGGCTGCTGCTCGTCGCCCTCCAGCGCAACGGCAGCATCCGCCGTGTCGGAGGCGACAAGTCGTTCGCCGCGAAGTTCAGGCTCATCGCTGCCACGAACCAGCAGCGCAACACGCTCCGCGAGAAGCTCACGCCCGATTTCCTAGACCGCATCTCCGACCTCGTAATCGAGCTACCGGACCTGCGTGACTGCCGCGAGGACCTCGGCGACATCTGGAAGTCCGTCGTGCGGCGCGCTTGCGAGGAGCTTGCTCAACGCGATCCTGCGCGCGCGGTCGGTCGGGGGAGTGGTTCCGCTCGTGTCGACGAGCTTGTCGCCGAGTTCCAGCCTCACCACGCCCGCATCGAGCGAGCCATCAGCGCCATGCGCCTCGCAGGCAACTTCCGTGACCTCGAGAAGCTGGCTCGTCGTCTGCTAGTTGGAGGTCTCGCGAAGGGCCGGTTCCTCTCGTTGAAGGAGGAACTCGTGCGGGTCGAACTCGACCGTCTTCGCAAGGATGAACGCGCAGACGCAGAACTGGGTGCTGGTCCGGCGACCTCGCTTGTCGATGAACTGCCGACCGTCGCGCGGTGCGAGGACTACATGCGGGAGGTACGGGACGCGGGTACGATCCTTCAGGCGGCCGTGGCGGTGAACGAGTGGGAGCGTCGTCTGCTGGTTGCGGCGCACGCGGTCGGCGGCAGTGGTGCCAAGGCTGCCGAGTTGCTCGGCATGCCCGCCCGCACGTTCAACGCGAAGATGGAGAAGTGGGACGTGGCAATAGCGCCGACGAGAGGCCGGAGGAGCGGACGCTCGAACCCAGACGTCGAGTAA
- a CDS encoding alpha/beta hydrolase translates to MTPQSPLDPEVRQLVRERGVTTYTDEGTSHRPGDALVMVHGLPGSVRDYRWLESALRETPQGSLANLRVVRLDMPGLGGTDLRLADAHDVTSRARFVLEALDALGLERVVLVGHSMGGGVTLTAAALSRKRAGCAVVGVCQVASVGNRPHKAYLRMPNPRPVGVLLKLPGMARALQKPIYDSFVRGGFPASTPVNECVQALRCVAALRFETLVAAAHELGLRPLPALVTFADDDPMVEPEVGEALVEALSAEELRFVEGGHNIQKTQAVEIAEGLVRLCERAFGVPKELRKLG, encoded by the coding sequence GTCCGCGAGCGTGGCGTCACCACCTATACCGATGAAGGCACCAGCCACCGTCCCGGCGATGCTCTCGTGATGGTTCACGGCCTGCCCGGCAGCGTGCGCGACTACCGCTGGCTCGAGAGCGCGCTGCGCGAGACCCCACAAGGCAGCCTCGCGAACCTGCGCGTGGTGCGCCTGGACATGCCGGGCCTAGGCGGCACGGACCTGCGCTTGGCCGATGCCCACGACGTTACGAGCCGCGCCCGCTTCGTGCTGGAGGCGCTGGACGCCCTGGGCCTCGAGCGCGTGGTGCTGGTGGGCCACTCCATGGGCGGCGGCGTGACGCTCACGGCGGCGGCGCTGAGCCGCAAGCGTGCGGGCTGCGCTGTGGTGGGCGTGTGCCAGGTGGCCAGCGTGGGCAACCGGCCGCACAAGGCGTACCTGCGCATGCCCAACCCGCGCCCGGTGGGCGTGCTGCTCAAGCTGCCCGGCATGGCGCGCGCGCTGCAGAAGCCCATCTACGACAGCTTCGTGCGCGGCGGCTTCCCCGCGTCCACCCCCGTGAACGAGTGCGTGCAGGCCCTGCGCTGCGTGGCTGCGCTGCGCTTCGAGACCCTGGTGGCCGCCGCCCACGAGCTGGGCCTGCGCCCCCTGCCCGCGCTGGTCACGTTCGCGGACGACGACCCCATGGTGGAGCCCGAGGTGGGCGAGGCCCTGGTGGAGGCGCTCAGCGCCGAGGAGCTGCGGTTTGTGGAAGGCGGCCACAACATCCAGAAGACCCAAGCGGTGGAGATCGCCGAGGGCCTGGTGCGGCTCTGCGAGCGCGCGTTCGGAGTGCCGAAGGAGCTGCGTAAGCTCGGGTGA